In a single window of the Oryctolagus cuniculus chromosome 2, mOryCun1.1, whole genome shotgun sequence genome:
- the CNOT7 gene encoding CCR4-NOT transcription complex subunit 7 isoform X1: MPAATVDHSQRICEVWACNLDEEMKKIRQVIRKYNYVAMDTEFPGVVARPIGEFRSNADYQYQLLRCNVDLLKIIQLGLTFMNEQGEYPPGTSTWQFNFKFNLTEDMYAQDSIELLTTSGIQFKKHEEEGIETQYFAELLMTSGVVLCEGVKWLSFHSGYDFGYLIKILTNSNLPEEELDFFEILRLFFPVIYDVKYLMKSCKNLKGGLQEVAEQLELERIGPQHQAGSDSLLTGMAFFKMREMFFEDHIDDAKYCGHLYGLGSGSSYVQNGTGNAYEEEANKQS, encoded by the exons ATGCCAGCAGCAACTGTAGATCATAGCCAAAGAATTTGTGAAGTTTGGGCTTGCAACCTGGATGAAGAGATGAAGAAAATTCGTCAAGTTATCCGAAAATACAATTACGTTGCTATG GACACTGAGTTTCCAGGTGTGGTTGCAAGACCTATTGGCGAATTCAGGAGCAATGCTGACTATCAGTACCAACTGTTGCGGTGTAATGTAGACTTGTTAAAGATAATTCAGCTAGGACTGACCTTTATGAATGAACAAGGAGAATACCCTCCAGGAACTTCAACTTGgcagtttaattttaaatttaatttgac GGAGGACATGTATGCCCAGGACTCCATAGAGCTGCTAACAACATCTGGTATCCAATTTAAAAAACATGAGGAGGAAGGAATTGAGACCCAGTACTTTGCAGAACTTCTTATGACTTCTGGAGTGGTCCTCTGTGAGGGGGTCAAATGGTTATCATTTCATAG TGGTTATGACTTTGGCTATTTAATCAAAATCCTGACAAACTCCAATTTGCCCGAAGAAGAACTTGACTTCTTTGAGATCCTTCGCTTGTTTTTTCCTGTCATTTATGATGTGAAGTACCTCATGAAGAGCTGCAAAAATCTTAAA ggtGGATTGCAGGAAGTTGCTGAACAGTTAGAGCTGGAACGGATAGGACCACAGCATCAGGCAGGATCTGATTCATTACTCacaggaatggcctttttcaaaatGAGAGAA ATGTTCTTTGAAGATCATATTGATGATGCCAaatattgtggtcatttgtatgGCCTTGGTTCTGGTTCATCCTATGTACAGAATGGCACAGGGAATGCATATGAAGAGGAAGCCAACAAGCAGTCATGA
- the CNOT7 gene encoding CCR4-NOT transcription complex subunit 7 isoform X2 codes for MPAATVDHSQRICEVWACNLDEEMKKIRQVIRKYNYVAMDTEFPGVVARPIGEFRSNADYQYQLLRCNVDLLKIIQLGLTFMNEQGEYPPGTSTWQFNFKFNLTGYDFGYLIKILTNSNLPEEELDFFEILRLFFPVIYDVKYLMKSCKNLKGGLQEVAEQLELERIGPQHQAGSDSLLTGMAFFKMREMFFEDHIDDAKYCGHLYGLGSGSSYVQNGTGNAYEEEANKQS; via the exons ATGCCAGCAGCAACTGTAGATCATAGCCAAAGAATTTGTGAAGTTTGGGCTTGCAACCTGGATGAAGAGATGAAGAAAATTCGTCAAGTTATCCGAAAATACAATTACGTTGCTATG GACACTGAGTTTCCAGGTGTGGTTGCAAGACCTATTGGCGAATTCAGGAGCAATGCTGACTATCAGTACCAACTGTTGCGGTGTAATGTAGACTTGTTAAAGATAATTCAGCTAGGACTGACCTTTATGAATGAACAAGGAGAATACCCTCCAGGAACTTCAACTTGgcagtttaattttaaatttaatttgac TGGTTATGACTTTGGCTATTTAATCAAAATCCTGACAAACTCCAATTTGCCCGAAGAAGAACTTGACTTCTTTGAGATCCTTCGCTTGTTTTTTCCTGTCATTTATGATGTGAAGTACCTCATGAAGAGCTGCAAAAATCTTAAA ggtGGATTGCAGGAAGTTGCTGAACAGTTAGAGCTGGAACGGATAGGACCACAGCATCAGGCAGGATCTGATTCATTACTCacaggaatggcctttttcaaaatGAGAGAA ATGTTCTTTGAAGATCATATTGATGATGCCAaatattgtggtcatttgtatgGCCTTGGTTCTGGTTCATCCTATGTACAGAATGGCACAGGGAATGCATATGAAGAGGAAGCCAACAAGCAGTCATGA